The sequence below is a genomic window from Humulus lupulus chromosome 3, drHumLupu1.1, whole genome shotgun sequence.
GCTAAAGGGTATGGTGAAAAGAGGCTATTATTTATAGCTAGGCTAATAAGTGGCTAAGCAAGAAAATGACAGttaagctcaatggggtgactagggataaaaatgcataaagggtaggcttcaaaggctcaaatggtccaaggatggcctaaatcatgtcatcGGTGTGGTGTTTCCTAGGCTTTTGCCTCAAGGACaatcactaagtaattctagaaacttaagctctcataagaaactagctctttctagggtttcaaaaatgtttaatcaagctatgcacacACTAAAAAGAGGAACACTCTCATCAATCAATTGCTAGCAACATTTATACCCAAAGAATTTAGTTTAAAACTCAAGCAAGAATGACATTCAGCTTCAACAtagatttattataattttgtagTTTTTCAAGATCGTCATCGAGCCCCCTAGTTAACACTAACAAAAGCAAAGATTATCCTCAAAAGTATAACCAAACAACAAGACAATGACACTAAACACAGCAAGACACAACAGAACAAAAACTAAACAATGgactaataaaaggaaacaacaGGACAAACCAAAACAGAAATGAAGTACAAAATATTAAGTACAGAAAAAAGCTGGGTTAAAGATACTCCCCACGCCTATTCCTCGAAATTGGCATCCGAAGGAATAGGGTCGTCTTGAAAAACTAGAGCTGCCCACTTCTACAAAATGGAGTTGGGGAATGCAGGAAAGGCAGTAATAGGCCTGGTGAAGTTTCGCTGAAGGGACATGATTGACACCGCATCCCACTGTTTGACATATTTCCAATAGACTTGCTGCTGAGTTTCAAGAGATACCATCCGCCCAAGAATTTCCCGCTGCTGAGCAAGGAGGTCTGCGAGTGTGGGAGCAAAGGGGGAACTGGTGGAGGCGCGGTGGATGGCCAAGCTTCACATACAGGCTCTCGACTCTGAATAGGAGTGAGGAAGTCGATGTCTCGGTGCTCAAAGAGCACATcctaagtggactcataaggcaCCCCAACTCGAAGGCACCACTACGTGATGAGCGATGGAAAGAATAACTTGCCCTTTTTCTTTTTGGCACAACTAAAAATCTGCCTGGTAATCAGCTTGCCCACATCGATACTAAAACCAACCAACATACAATATAGCAGAAGTAACTGCTCTTTGGAACCATAGTGTCATGTGTGGTAGGAAGCAGACTACATTTGAGGAAATGCAACCACACTCCAGCTTCAAGTAAAATAGAGGTGTGCAATAAAGTATGCACACCACTGGAATAGACACACCATTAAGTGCCTGGAGATGCGACAAGCTGCAGTGCCTTGTCAAAATTTTCTAGTTCAAGGGCCACTACCATATCATTATGAACAGTGCACTTAAAGCTGTTCAGCCCAAATATCGAGTTAATAGCCTCACCAGAAAATGAAACAGCCTTGCCACGAACGATCACTTCAGAATTTGTAGAGGACACGATGTTAGCGGAAAACTCATGCACCAATAGAATGATATCATGCTCTGGGTTTTGACAGAAATTTTCCCAATTGTGTTGCTCAATGACATCAATGATGAAGGCTGGCACCTCAACAATGGTAGGAAAAAATCCTTTTTCGAGGAGCAACTTCTTTGTCTTAATGGACTCATATTTCTCCCTGGCTTGAGGAGAAACAAATTTCTGAGAGGGAACTGAAGGGATTGGATTTTTCTTGGTCTTTGTGGTTGGTACAACAATAGGTTTTGGCTTGGGCACAACTTTTGTGGTAGTGGTGGTCTTTTGTGTCTTGGGTAGAGGTGCGACTAATGCGGGTTGGGTTGGCCTTTTGGATTTTGGGATGGTTGGTGTTGTCTTAGTTGCTGGTTTGGTAGTGATGTGGGTAGGGTTATTTACAGTGGTTGGTGAAGGCAATGGTGGTGGGGTAGTGTGTGGGACAATGGGAATCTGTTTTGCTGGTG
It includes:
- the LOC133825512 gene encoding uncharacterized protein LOC133825512 — protein: MATKTRAQRRKSKPPSTPPPAKQKSTVPSSTPPPAKKKSIAPSSTPPPAKQIPIVPHTTPPPLPSPTTVNNPTHITTKPATKTTPTIPKSKRPTQPALVAPLPKTQKTTTTTKVVPKPKPIVVPTTKTKKNPIPSVPSQKFVSPQAREKYESIKTKKLLLEKGFFPTIVEVPAFIIDVIEQHNWENFCQNPEHDIILLVHEFSANIVSSTNSEVIVRGKAVSFSGEAINSIFGLNSFKCTVHNDMVVALELENFDKALQLVASPGT